In a single window of the Cucumis melo cultivar AY chromosome 11, USDA_Cmelo_AY_1.0, whole genome shotgun sequence genome:
- the LOC103498986 gene encoding UMP-CMP kinase 3-like isoform X2 codes for METDVGVSTSEEANGSAAKKKPTVVFVLGGPGSGKGTQCAYIVEHFGFTHFSAGDLLRGEIDSGSENGLMIKSMMNEGKIVPSEVTVKLLQKAMEESGNEKFLIDGFPRNDENRAAFAAVTGIEPAFVLFFDCPEEEMERRILNRNQGRDDDNIETIRKRFKVFLQSSLPVVQYYESIGKVHKIDAARPVEEVFESVKAVFTSINEKDD; via the exons ATGGAAACGGATGTGGGTGTGTCCACCAGTGAG GAAGCTAATGGAAGTGCTGCTAAGAAGAAGCCTACAGTTGTGTTTGTGTTAG GTGGCCCTGGTAGTGGAAAGGGCACACAATGTGCATACATTGTTGAGCACTTTGGTTTTACTCATTTTAGTGCTGGTGATCTTCTTAGGGGAGAAATTGATTCTGGTTCTGAAAATGG TTTAATGATCAAAAGTATGATGAATGAAGGGAAGATTGTTCCTTCTGAGGTAACAGTAAAGCTTCTCCAGAAAGCAATGGAGGAAAGTGGTAATGAAAAATTTCTTATAGATGGTTTTCCACGCAATGATGAAAATCGTGCTGCTTTTGCGGCTGTT ACAGGTATAGAACCAGCTTTTGTCCTGTTTTTCGATTGCCCTGAAGAGGAGATGGAGAGGCGCATCTTAAACAGGAACCAG GGAAGAGATGATGATAATATAGAGACAATTCGAAAACGTTTCAAGGTTTTCTTACAGTCTAGTCTCCCCGTAGTTCAGTATTATGAATCTATTGGGAAAGTACATAAG ATTGATGCTGCAAGGCCAGTTGAAGAAGTATTTGAGTCAGTTAAAGCTGTTTTTACATCTATAAATGAGAAG GATGACTGA
- the LOC103498986 gene encoding UMP-CMP kinase 3-like isoform X1 produces METDVGVSTSEEANGSAAKKKPTVVFVLGGPGSGKGTQCAYIVEHFGFTHFSAGDLLRGEIDSGSENGLMIKSMMNEGKIVPSEVTVKLLQKAMEESGNEKFLIDGFPRNDENRAAFAAVTGIEPAFVLFFDCPEEEMERRILNRNQGRDDDNIETIRKRFKVFLQSSLPVVQYYESIGKVHKIDAARPVEEVFESVKAVFTSINEKVKPHGRVQQKSTLLKLQLKWKMSFLRNGVCKGY; encoded by the exons ATGGAAACGGATGTGGGTGTGTCCACCAGTGAG GAAGCTAATGGAAGTGCTGCTAAGAAGAAGCCTACAGTTGTGTTTGTGTTAG GTGGCCCTGGTAGTGGAAAGGGCACACAATGTGCATACATTGTTGAGCACTTTGGTTTTACTCATTTTAGTGCTGGTGATCTTCTTAGGGGAGAAATTGATTCTGGTTCTGAAAATGG TTTAATGATCAAAAGTATGATGAATGAAGGGAAGATTGTTCCTTCTGAGGTAACAGTAAAGCTTCTCCAGAAAGCAATGGAGGAAAGTGGTAATGAAAAATTTCTTATAGATGGTTTTCCACGCAATGATGAAAATCGTGCTGCTTTTGCGGCTGTT ACAGGTATAGAACCAGCTTTTGTCCTGTTTTTCGATTGCCCTGAAGAGGAGATGGAGAGGCGCATCTTAAACAGGAACCAG GGAAGAGATGATGATAATATAGAGACAATTCGAAAACGTTTCAAGGTTTTCTTACAGTCTAGTCTCCCCGTAGTTCAGTATTATGAATCTATTGGGAAAGTACATAAG ATTGATGCTGCAAGGCCAGTTGAAGAAGTATTTGAGTCAGTTAAAGCTGTTTTTACATCTATAAATGAGAAGGTAAAACCCCATGGTCGTGTGCAGCAGAAATCTACTCTATTAAAACTCCAACTAAAATGGAAAATGAGCTTTTTACGAAATGGAGTTTGCAAGGGGTATTGA
- the LOC103498985 gene encoding probable purine permease 11 → MTDNQQPILDKEVTSVDELPLANLKRWQWWFLVALNILFLVVGQAAAVLLGRFYYDKGGNSKWMATVVQTAAFPILFIPLFLFRSTKDTSTSTNPPSILFLLLIYFSLGSLIALDNWMYSTGLLYLSASTYSLICASQLAFNSVFSYFINSQKFTILISNSVVILSLSSALLAVNDDSERPPGVSNSKYFIGFISSLGASALYSLLLSLMQLTFQKVLKRETFSVVLEMQIYTSLVATIVSVVALFASGEWKSLPQEMASFGTGRVSYVLTLVGTAVAWQTCSVGVVGLIFIVSSLFSNAISTVSLAVTPLAALVVFHDKMNGVKIIALLLAVWGFVTYLYQNYIDQSKAQRRQNRTDEPHDEGSLC, encoded by the exons ATGACAG ATAACCAACAACCAATATTGGATAAAGAGGTAACTTCTGTTGATGAACTGCCTTTAGCTAATCTAAAACGCTGGCAATGGTGGTTCTTGGTGGCACTCAACATCCTTTTCCTCGTTGTGGGTCAAGCTGCTGCTGTTTTACTTGGGAGATTTTACTATGATAAAGGTGGAAATAGTAAATGGATGGCAACTGTTGTTCAAACTGCTGCCTTCCCGATTCTCTTTATCCCACTCTTCCTTTTCCGTTCCACCAAGGATACTTCCACTTCCACTAACCCGCCTTCCATTCTATTTCTTTTGTTGATTTATTTTTCACTTGGATCCCTTATAGCTCTCGATAACTGGATGTATTCAACTGGGCTTTTATACCTTTCTGCCTCCACTTACTCACTTATTTGTGCTAGCCAATTAGCTTTCAATTCAGTTTTTTCCTACTTCATCAACTCTCAAAAGTTCACCATTTTAATTTCGAATTCCGTCGTTATTCTTTCCTTGTCTTCTGCACTTTTAGCTGTGAACGACGATTCAGAACGTCCTCCTGGAGTCTCTAATTCGAAATATTTCATTGGATTCATTAGCTCCCTTGGCGCTTCGGCATTATACTCTTTACTGCTTTCTCTTATGCAGCTTACCTTTCAAAAGGTTTTGAAGAGGGAGACCTTTTCTGTGGTCTTGGAAATGCAAATCTATACATCCTTGGTTGCCACAATTGTATCTGTCGTTGCTCTTTTCGCTAGTGGGGAATGGAAGAGTTTGCCTCAGGAAATGGCAAGTTTCGGTACAGGTCGAGTTTCATATGTTTTGACATTGGTGGGGACAGCCGTTGCTTGGCAGACTTGTTCGGTCGGTGTTGTTGGCTTGATTTTCATTGTGTCTTCTCTGTTCTCCAATGCAATCAGTACCGTCTCTTTAGCTGTTACACCCCTTGCAGCTCTTGTAGTTTTCCATGACAAGATGAATGGCGTGAAGATCATTGCTTTGCTGCTCGCGGTATGGGGTTTTGTGACATATTTATATCAAAACTATATTGATCAGTCCAAGGCACAAAGAAGGCAAAACAGAACTGACGAACCTCATGACGAGGGATCCCTTTGTTGA
- the LOC103498990 gene encoding very-long-chain aldehyde decarbonylase CER1-like encodes MASKPGILTDWPWKPLGKYKFVILTPWVIHSTSLYFREEEKGDLSYILIFPFLLLRMIHNQIWISLSRYQTAKGTKRIVDKPIEFEQVDRESSWDDQILFNGLLFCLGRMVVEKGEYLPLWRTDGVVMAALLHAGPVEFLYYWFHRALHHHFLYSRYHSHHHSSIATEPITSVIHPFAEHIVYFLLFTIPLLVTVLTETASIGSFVLYVMFIDFMNNMGHCNFEVVPKRLFFIFPPLKYLIYTPSYHSLHHTQFRTNYSLFMPIYDYLYETVDKNSDSLYENSLLREEEVADVVHLSHLTTPQSIYHMRLGLATVASQPFASEWWLSLLWPFTSFYVLVTSFYGHTFVYERNSFKALKLQSWVIPRFNLQYFMKARREAINKLIEAAILDADKKGVKVLSLGLLNQGKELNEYGEFYIQKYPKLKIKLVDGSSLAAAIVVNTIPKATTKVLLRGNLSKVAYAVADALCQLGFQVATLYENEHKKLKSKVTANSNNLVLAKITTHKIWIVGDGLEEFEQLNAPKGTIFIPYSQFPPKRLRKDCYYHVTPSMRVPSSFQNIDSCENWLPRRVMSAWRMAGILHALEGREGHECGETMLSLEEAWRASLQNGFLPLEIPSN; translated from the exons ATGGCTTCCAAACCAGGTATTCTCACAGATTGGCCATGGAAGCCACTTGGAAAGTACAAG tttGTGATATTGACTCCATGGGTGATTCATAGCACTTCCTTGTACttcagagaagaagaaaagggagATTTAAGTTATATTCTTatatttccatttcttttattGAGAATGATTCACAATCAGATTTGGATTTCTCTCTCTCGTTACCAAACGGCTAAAGGAACTAAAAGGATTGTTGATAAACCCATTGAGTTCGAACAAGTTGATAGAGAAAGTTCATG GGATGACCAAATTTTGTTCAATGGGCTGTTGTTTTGCTTGGGGAGGATGGTGGTGGAGAAGGGTGAATATCTACCGCTGTGGAGGACCGACGGGGTGGTTATGGCGGCGTTGCTGCACGCCGGTCCGGTGGAGTTTCTGTACTACTGGTTTCATAGAGCTCTTCATCACCATTTTCTTTACTCTCGCTACCATTCTCACCACCATTCCTCCATTGCTACTGAGCCTATTACCT ctGTGATACATCCATTTGCAGAACACATAGTGTATTTCTTGCTGTTTACAATACCATTGTTGGTGACAGTGCTAACAGAAACAGCATCGATAGGGTCTTTTGTTCTTTATGTGATGTTCATTGATTTTATGAACAATATGGGTCATTGCAACTTTGAGGTTGTTCCTAAGAgacttttcttcatttttcctCCTCTCAAGTATCTCATCTACACTCCCTC GTACCATTCACTACACCATACCCAATTCAGAACCAACTATAGTCTATTCATGCCAATATATGATTACCTATATGAGACAGTGGACAAGAATTCAGATAGTTTATATGAAAATTCATTGTtaagagaagaagaagtagCAGATGTGGTTCATTTAAGCCATTTGACAACCCCACAATCTATCTATCATATGAGGCTTGGGTTGGCAACTGTGGCCTCACAACCATTTGCCTCAGAATGGTGGTTGAGTCTGCTTTGGCCTTTCACTTCTTTCTATGTACTTGTCACTTCATTCTATGGCCACACTTTTGTCTATGAAAGAAACAGTTTCAAGGCACTCAAATTGCAATCTTGGGTCATCCCTAGATTCAATCTTCAA TATTTCATGAAAGCGAGAAGGGAAGCAATCAACAAGTTGATAGAAGCAGCCATTTTAGATGCTGATAAAAAGGGAGTCAAGGTGCTAAGCTTAGGCCTTCTTAATCAG GGAAAAGAGCTAAATGAATATGGAGAATTTTACATACAAAAGTAtccaaaattgaaaataaaattggtTGATGGAAGTAGTTTAGCAGCTGCTATTGTGGTCAATACAATCCCAAAAGCCACAACAAAAGTGCTTCTTAGAGGAAACCTTTCTAAGGTTGCTTATGCCGTTGCAGATGCCTTATGTCAATTGGGTTTTCAG GTGGCTACCTTGTATGAGAATGAGCATAAGAAGCTTAAATCAAAGGTCACTGCCAATTCTAACAACTTGGTCCTTGCAAAAATTACTACCCACAAG ATATGGATAGTGGGAGATGGATTGGAAGAGTTTGAACAACTAAATGCACCAAAAGGGACAATCTTCATTCCCTATTCACAGTTTCCTCCAAAAAGACTTAGAAAAGATTGCTATTATCACGTCACTCCTTCCATGAGGGTTCCTTCTTCTTTTCAGAACATCGACTCTTGCGAG AATTGGTTGCCGAGAAGAGTGATGAGTGCATGGCGAATGGCGGGAATATTGCATGCTTTGGAAGGAAGAGAAGGGCATGAATGTGGAGAAACAATGTTGAGTTTAGAAGAAGCATGGAGAGCAAGCCTTCAAAATGGATTTCTTCCTTTGGAGATTCCTTCTAATTAA
- the LOC103498986 gene encoding UMP-CMP kinase 3-like isoform X3, with protein MIKSMMNEGKIVPSEVTVKLLQKAMEESGNEKFLIDGFPRNDENRAAFAAVTGIEPAFVLFFDCPEEEMERRILNRNQGRDDDNIETIRKRFKVFLQSSLPVVQYYESIGKVHKIDAARPVEEVFESVKAVFTSINEKVKPHGRVQQKSTLLKLQLKWKMSFLRNGVCKGY; from the exons ATGATCAAAAGTATGATGAATGAAGGGAAGATTGTTCCTTCTGAGGTAACAGTAAAGCTTCTCCAGAAAGCAATGGAGGAAAGTGGTAATGAAAAATTTCTTATAGATGGTTTTCCACGCAATGATGAAAATCGTGCTGCTTTTGCGGCTGTT ACAGGTATAGAACCAGCTTTTGTCCTGTTTTTCGATTGCCCTGAAGAGGAGATGGAGAGGCGCATCTTAAACAGGAACCAG GGAAGAGATGATGATAATATAGAGACAATTCGAAAACGTTTCAAGGTTTTCTTACAGTCTAGTCTCCCCGTAGTTCAGTATTATGAATCTATTGGGAAAGTACATAAG ATTGATGCTGCAAGGCCAGTTGAAGAAGTATTTGAGTCAGTTAAAGCTGTTTTTACATCTATAAATGAGAAGGTAAAACCCCATGGTCGTGTGCAGCAGAAATCTACTCTATTAAAACTCCAACTAAAATGGAAAATGAGCTTTTTACGAAATGGAGTTTGCAAGGGGTATTGA
- the LOC103498987 gene encoding haloacid dehalogenase-like hydrolase domain-containing protein Sgpp isoform X2, translated as MQSLHHPTVIPLPFAPHPHTLHFFNKHFPSSIFSTNSYLPRSTRRSPPSPAAVVSASSLVEKGPIEGVLFDIDGTLCDSDPLHFYAFRQMLQQVGFNNGVPISEDFFIENISGRHNEDLCGILLPDWDLPKARKFLQHKEAYFCRLAAEQLEAIEGLDKVCKWIEERGIKRAAVTNAPRPNAELILSMLKLTDFFEVVIIGNECERAKPFPDPYLKALQALQLSPQRSFVFEDSVSGIKAGVGAGMRVVGVGRRNPQELLKEAGATFVIQDFNDQNLWTQLLF; from the exons atgcAATCTCTTCATCATCCTACTGTTATCCCTTTACCTTTTGCTCCTCATCCCCACACCCTCCATTTTTTCAACAAACATTTCCCCTCCTCCATTTTCAGTACTAATTCATATCTCCCCCGCAGTACCCGCCGTTCTCCGCCCTCTCCCGCCGCCGTAGTCTCTGCCAGCAG CTTGGTGGAGAAGGGACCTATTGAAGGTGTTCTGTTTGATATTGATGGAACACTGTGCGATTCTGATCCTCTTCACTTCTATGCCTTCCGCCAAATGCTTCAACAG GTTGGATTCAACAATGGAGTCCCAATCAGTGAGGATTTTTTCATAGAAAACATAAGTGGAAGGCACAATGAAGACCTTTGTGGCATCCTCCTCCCAGATTGGGACCTACCTAAAGCTAGAAAATTCCTTCAACATAAGGAAGCTTATTTTTGcag ATTGGCAGCAGAACAGTTGGAAGCCATAGAAGGGCTGGACAAGGTCTGCAAATGGATAGAGGAACGTGGGATTAAACGCGCTGCCGTGACCAATGCCCCGAGACCGAACGCCGAGCTGATTTTGTCGATGCTTAAACTTACGGATTTCTTTGAAGTAGTGATCATAGGGAACGAATGTGAACGTGCAAAGCCATTCCCTGATCCTTACTTGAAGGCTCTTCAAGCTCTACAGCTCTCTCCTCAACGTTCTTTTGTCTTTGAG GATTCAGTATCAGGAATAAAAGCCGGAGTGGGAGCTGGAATGAGAGTGGTAGGTGTGGGAAGAAGAAACCCACAAGAATTATTGAAAGAAGCTGGAGCCACTTTTGTCATTCAAGATTTCAATGATCAAAATCTTTGGACCCAACTactcttttaa
- the LOC103498987 gene encoding haloacid dehalogenase-like hydrolase domain-containing protein Sgpp isoform X1 yields MQSLHHPTVIPLPFAPHPHTLHFFNKHFPSSIFSTNSYLPRSTRRSPPSPAAVVSASSLVEKGPIEGVLFDIDGTLCDSDPLHFYAFRQMLQQCLQVGFNNGVPISEDFFIENISGRHNEDLCGILLPDWDLPKARKFLQHKEAYFCRLAAEQLEAIEGLDKVCKWIEERGIKRAAVTNAPRPNAELILSMLKLTDFFEVVIIGNECERAKPFPDPYLKALQALQLSPQRSFVFEDSVSGIKAGVGAGMRVVGVGRRNPQELLKEAGATFVIQDFNDQNLWTQLLF; encoded by the exons atgcAATCTCTTCATCATCCTACTGTTATCCCTTTACCTTTTGCTCCTCATCCCCACACCCTCCATTTTTTCAACAAACATTTCCCCTCCTCCATTTTCAGTACTAATTCATATCTCCCCCGCAGTACCCGCCGTTCTCCGCCCTCTCCCGCCGCCGTAGTCTCTGCCAGCAG CTTGGTGGAGAAGGGACCTATTGAAGGTGTTCTGTTTGATATTGATGGAACACTGTGCGATTCTGATCCTCTTCACTTCTATGCCTTCCGCCAAATGCTTCAACAG TGCCTGCAGGTTGGATTCAACAATGGAGTCCCAATCAGTGAGGATTTTTTCATAGAAAACATAAGTGGAAGGCACAATGAAGACCTTTGTGGCATCCTCCTCCCAGATTGGGACCTACCTAAAGCTAGAAAATTCCTTCAACATAAGGAAGCTTATTTTTGcag ATTGGCAGCAGAACAGTTGGAAGCCATAGAAGGGCTGGACAAGGTCTGCAAATGGATAGAGGAACGTGGGATTAAACGCGCTGCCGTGACCAATGCCCCGAGACCGAACGCCGAGCTGATTTTGTCGATGCTTAAACTTACGGATTTCTTTGAAGTAGTGATCATAGGGAACGAATGTGAACGTGCAAAGCCATTCCCTGATCCTTACTTGAAGGCTCTTCAAGCTCTACAGCTCTCTCCTCAACGTTCTTTTGTCTTTGAG GATTCAGTATCAGGAATAAAAGCCGGAGTGGGAGCTGGAATGAGAGTGGTAGGTGTGGGAAGAAGAAACCCACAAGAATTATTGAAAGAAGCTGGAGCCACTTTTGTCATTCAAGATTTCAATGATCAAAATCTTTGGACCCAACTactcttttaa
- the LOC103498988 gene encoding uncharacterized protein LOC103498988: MRCKKHLSDVTSAVGVCATCLRERLLSLMAAQARAEAQQLQLSRLRSSTAAAGSEDLPRKSDPLPPPPLVFPRSVSPYVSRRKVEDSSWSFQSPLDDRHRRFHHRFYSTPQVGPTYYGGGISSSSFVTTGSVSRKQRSRFSFFSSLFRSRSEKLDSLPRDSSHSTCEPVSSSSSTWFSSMFSRRKKKQSKFCSIEEQMDQRKKPPPSRFFSRGMSPAGGASEADGDFDDRRDGSPSASGYSSESSKWKPSPAASHGSTARRGRQGLSRNVSSLAFCLSPLVRASPNHRHWNQKGLPPEFVYTGDVRVPNKPHLSEAASFCANRSRKLADFGRVNANR, encoded by the coding sequence ATGAGGTGCAAGAAGCATCTCTCTGACGTCACCAGCGCTGTCGGAGTCTGCGCCACTTGTCTCCGGGAGCGCCTTCTCTCTCTCATGGCTGCTCAAGCCAGGGCCGAGGCTCAACAATTGCAACTATCTCGACTTCGTTCCTCTACGGCGGCGGCAGGGTCGGAGGATTTACCAAGGAAGTCCGATCCTCTTCCACCTCCGCCTCTGGTGTTTCCGCGTTCTGTTTCTCCCTACGTCTCCCGGCGGAAAGTTGAGGATTCGTCGTGGAGCTTTCAGAGTCCGTTGGATGATCGACATCGTCGATTTCATCATCGCTTCTATAGTACTCCACAGGTTGGACCTACTTACTACGGCGGCGGTATTTCTAGTTCTTCTTTTGTTACTACCGGCTCTGTTAGTAGGAAACAGAGGAGTAGATTTTCGTTCTTCTCTAGTCTTTTCAGGTCCAGATCCGAGAAATTGGATTCACTTCCTCGCGATTCTTCTCATTCTACTTGTGAACCCgtatcttcttcctcttccacTTGGTTTTCATCAATGTTCTCCCGTCGGAAGAAGAAGCAATCGAAGTTTTGCTCTATTGAAGAACAAATGGATCAGAGGAAGAAGCCGCCCCCATCGCGATTCTTCTCTCGTGGAATGTCGCCAGCTGGTGGAGCGAGTGAGGCGGACGGAGATTTCGATGATCGCCGCGACGGATCCCCATCCGCGAGCGGTTACTCCTCTGAATCATCGAAGTGGAAACCGTCTCCGGCAGCGTCTCATGGATCGACAGCGAGACGAGGAAGACAAGGACTGAGTCGGAATGTATCTAGTCTTGCGTTTTGCTTGAGTCCACTAGTGAGAGCTAGCCCTAACCACCGTCACTGGAACCAGAAAGGACTGCCGCCGGAATTTGTGTATACCGGCGATGTTAGGGTTCCGAACAAGCCTCATCTCTCCGAAGCGGCGTCGTTTTGCGCGAACCGGTCTCGAAAACTTGCGGATTTCGGAAGAGTCAATGCTAACCGTTGA